The proteins below come from a single Microtus ochrogaster isolate Prairie Vole_2 chromosome 8, MicOch1.0, whole genome shotgun sequence genomic window:
- the Mrgprf gene encoding mas-related G-protein coupled receptor member F, which yields MAGNCSWEAHATNQNKMCPGVSEAQELYSRGFLTIEQIATPPPPAITNYIFLLLCLCGLVGNGLVLWFFGFSIKRTPFSIYFLHLASADGIYLFSKAVIALLNTGAFLGSFPDYVRRVSRIVGLCAFFAGVSLLPAISTERCVSVIFPTWYWRRRPKRLSAGVCALLWLLSFLVTGIHNYFCMFLGREASGTACRDMDISLGILLFFLFCPLMVLPCLALILHVECRARRRQRSAKLNHVVLAIVSVFLVSSIYLGIDWFLFWVFQIPAPFPEYVTDLCICINSSAKPIVYFLAGRDKSQRLWEPLRVVFQRALRDGAEPGDTASTTPNTVTMEMQCPSGNAS from the coding sequence ATGTGTCCTGGTGTGAGCGAGGCTCAGGAGCTCTACAGCAGAGGCTTCCTGACTATTGAGCAGATTGCCACGCCCCCTCCGCCTGCCATCACAAACTACATCTTCCTGCTGCTCTGCCTGTGTGGCCTGGTGGGTAACGGCCTGGTCCTCTGGTTTTTCGGCTTCTCCATCAAGAGGACACCCTTCTCCATCTACTTCCTGCACCTGGCCAGCGCTGATGGGATCTACCTCTTTAGCAAGGCTGTGATTGCCCTCCTGAACACGGGGGCCTTCCTGGGCTCCTTCCCAGACTACGTGCGCAGAGTGTCCCGGATCGTGGGGCTCTGTGCGTTCTTCGCCGGTGTGAGCCTCCTGCCAGCCATTAGCACCGAACGCTGTGTGTCCGTCATCTTTCCCACCTGGTACTGGCGTCGGAGGCCCAAGCGCCTGTCTGCTGGGGTCTGTGCCTTGCTCTGGCTGCTGTCCTTCCTGGTCACTGGCATCCACAACTACTTCTGTATGTTCCTGGGCCGCGAGGCCTCAGGGACAGCGTGCCGCGACATGGACATCTCCCTGGGCATCttgctgttctttctcttctgcccacTCATGGTACTCCCCTGCCTGGCACTCATCTTGCACGTAGAGTGCCGGGCACGGCGCCGCCAGCGCTCTGCCAAGCTCAACCATGTGGTCCTGGCTATTGTCTCGGTCTTCCTTGTGTCTTCCATCTACTTGGGGATAGATTGGTTCCTCTTCTGGGTCTTCCAGATCCCCGCTCCCTTCCCCGAGTACGTCACTGACTTGTGTATCTGCATCAATAGCAGCGCCAAGCCCATTGTCTACTTCCTGGCTGGGAGGGACAAGTCTCAGCGCCTGTGGGAACCTCTCAGGGTAGTCTTCCAGCGGGCTCTACGGGATGGTGCAGAGCCCGGAGACACTGCTAGCACCACACCTAACACAGTCACCATGGAGATGCAGTGCCCCTCTGGGAATGCATCATGA